The following proteins are co-located in the Clavibacter capsici genome:
- a CDS encoding zinc-ribbon domain-containing protein yields the protein MPEPVDAWWARRRWSRGLDVPYPKGTYREAWASFPVLIRQYHPELNRGITLTQVPPAADVLLTWQCDVGHVFVATPEEQRRRPGRERRRSSWCPDCAEAASPRTPVLPMAEQVRWPGVSPLVAGPVAGGSASDPAGASPSSAAASPRPRRGARDGRPAVGGPARDRRGKDGTPSTGGQSTGGQSTGTAGTGPAERRGSPASATTPARARRSPAVCAKTPDLPVGEPFVSACAPPPASAVEERLRQDLAARLEHTPGLTAVRLARPFFEHLEAWPDILLPELRVAIEYDSTGRHGLEHVGRREEADRRKDRALRSAGWEVIRIRTGKLPPLGPYDLCVAGLTRGTVDQLLDRLREIRGPFIVDAYLREAPPASAAG from the coding sequence ATGCCCGAGCCGGTCGATGCGTGGTGGGCGCGACGCCGCTGGTCGCGCGGCCTCGACGTGCCGTACCCGAAGGGCACCTACCGGGAGGCGTGGGCGTCGTTCCCCGTGCTCATCCGGCAGTACCACCCCGAGCTCAACCGCGGCATCACGCTCACGCAGGTGCCGCCCGCGGCCGACGTCCTCCTCACCTGGCAGTGCGACGTCGGGCACGTCTTCGTCGCCACGCCCGAGGAGCAGCGGCGCCGGCCGGGCCGCGAGCGCCGCCGCTCGTCGTGGTGCCCGGACTGCGCGGAGGCCGCATCCCCGCGCACGCCGGTGCTGCCGATGGCGGAGCAGGTGCGCTGGCCGGGGGTGTCGCCGCTCGTGGCGGGGCCGGTGGCGGGCGGATCCGCGTCCGATCCGGCGGGCGCATCGCCGTCCTCGGCCGCTGCGTCCCCACGTCCGCGGCGGGGCGCACGCGACGGCCGGCCCGCGGTGGGCGGCCCGGCGCGCGATCGGCGCGGCAAGGACGGCACCCCGAGCACGGGCGGCCAGAGCACGGGCGGCCAGAGCACGGGCACCGCGGGCACGGGCCCGGCGGAGCGCCGCGGATCCCCCGCCTCGGCCACGACGCCCGCCCGCGCCCGCCGCTCCCCCGCCGTCTGCGCGAAGACGCCCGACCTCCCCGTCGGCGAGCCGTTCGTCAGCGCGTGCGCGCCGCCGCCCGCGTCCGCCGTCGAGGAGCGCCTGCGCCAGGACCTCGCCGCGCGCCTCGAGCACACGCCCGGCCTCACCGCGGTCCGCCTCGCCCGCCCGTTCTTCGAGCACCTCGAGGCGTGGCCCGACATCCTCCTGCCCGAGCTGCGCGTCGCCATCGAGTACGACTCCACGGGCCGCCACGGCCTCGAGCACGTCGGCCGCCGCGAGGAGGCCGACCGGCGCAAGGACCGCGCGCTGCGGTCCGCCGGCTGGGAGGTGATCCGCATCCGCACGGGCAAGCTGCCGCCCCTCGGGCCCTACGACCTGTGCGTCGCGGGCCTCACCCGCGGAACGGTCGACCAGCTCCTCGACCGGCTGCGCGAGATCCGCGGCCCGTTCATCGTGGACGCCTACCTGCGCGAGGCGCCGCCCGCGTCCGCCGCGGGATGA
- a CDS encoding ChaB family protein, with protein sequence MAPEDDMPSTIRRSPEHAQATWSAAHAAAEEQYGSGERAERTAYAALKHGFEKVGDHWEPKDEKGPSDAGAEERGAGTAGGVDANASKAHLMEVARRLDVRGRSRMTKDELVEGIRKANDRETRRARERED encoded by the coding sequence GTGGCCCCCGAGGACGACATGCCGAGCACCATCCGCCGCTCCCCCGAGCACGCGCAGGCCACCTGGTCGGCCGCGCACGCCGCGGCCGAGGAGCAGTACGGATCCGGCGAGCGCGCCGAGCGCACCGCCTACGCCGCGCTCAAGCACGGCTTCGAGAAGGTCGGCGACCACTGGGAGCCGAAGGACGAGAAGGGACCGTCCGACGCGGGCGCCGAGGAGCGCGGAGCGGGCACGGCCGGCGGCGTGGACGCGAACGCCTCGAAGGCGCACCTCATGGAGGTCGCGCGGCGCCTCGACGTGCGCGGTCGCAGCCGCATGACGAAGGACGAGCTGGTCGAGGGGATCCGGAAGGCGAACGACCGGGAGACCCGGAGGGCCCGCGAGCGCGAGGACTGA
- the gcvP gene encoding aminomethyl-transferring glycine dehydrogenase has translation MTAVDAGTRPATPAPAAAPDIAEESSAFAPGAFGARHIGIDSEARATMLGVLGHDSIPSLLAKAVPESIQVDRFRTAGDSVLPEAATERDALAELRRIAGRNRVRTSMIGLGYHDTITPAVITRNVLENPSWYTAYTPYQPEISQGRLEALINFQTMVAELAGLATANASMLDEATAVVEGMLLARRASKAKTPVFLIDADALPQTRALLDSRAAALGIELVAHDLATVDPAELPDAFGAFIQYPGASGRVWDPSGVIARVHEAGGLAVVAADLLALTVITSPGELGADIAVGTSQRFGVPMGFGGPHAGYLAVRAGLERQMPGRLVGVSQDAAGHPAYRLSLQTREQHIRREKATSNICTAQVLLAVMASMYAVYHGPKGLRVIARQANRGARRLVRSLATVGAEPIHAAYFDTVRVSVPGRADEILAAAAAGGVNLLRVDADTLGFSVDEATRPEDLAAVARAFGAELAEDEGAAGDLSSIPSGSIRTSEYLTHAVFSTHRSETGMMRYLKRLSDKDYALDRGMIPLGSCTMKLNAATEMEAVTWPEFQAIHPFAPADDVAGYLELVLQLETWLADVTGYDTVSLQPNAGSQGELAGLLAIRGYHLANGDTQRTVCLIPQSAHGTNAASAVLAGMRVVVVACDELGNVDLDDLRAKIATHRDELAGLMITYPSTHGVYEHEVGAICAAVHEAGGQVYVDGANLNALLGFARFGDFGGDVSHLNLHKTFCIPHGGGGPGVGPVAAKAHLAPFLPGHPQAQRNVHALVQGGEVSTIEHGGAPVSAAPYGSPSILPISWAYVRMMGAEGLKQATGAAVLSANYIAARLRDHYPVLYAGEDGLVAHECILDLRPLTAATGVTVDDVAKRLVDYGFHAPTMSFPVPGTLMVEPTESEDLAEVERFIAAMIGIKQEADSVAAGEWPADDNPLRNAPHTAESVIAGEWTHAYTRERAVYPVSTLVRDKYWPPVRRIDQAYGDRNLFCACPPPEAFA, from the coding sequence GTGACCGCCGTCGACGCCGGCACGCGCCCGGCCACCCCGGCCCCCGCCGCCGCGCCCGACATCGCGGAGGAGTCCTCCGCGTTCGCGCCCGGCGCGTTCGGCGCCCGCCACATCGGCATCGACTCCGAGGCCCGCGCCACCATGCTCGGCGTCCTCGGCCACGACTCGATCCCGTCCCTCCTCGCGAAGGCCGTGCCCGAGTCGATCCAGGTCGACCGCTTCCGCACCGCGGGCGACTCCGTGCTGCCCGAGGCGGCCACCGAGCGCGACGCCCTCGCCGAGCTCCGCCGCATCGCGGGCCGCAACCGCGTGCGCACCTCGATGATCGGCCTCGGCTACCACGACACGATCACGCCCGCGGTCATCACCCGCAACGTGCTCGAGAACCCGAGCTGGTACACCGCCTACACGCCGTACCAGCCCGAGATCTCGCAGGGCCGCCTCGAGGCGCTCATCAACTTCCAGACGATGGTCGCGGAGCTCGCAGGGCTCGCGACCGCGAACGCGTCCATGCTCGACGAGGCCACGGCCGTCGTCGAGGGCATGCTGCTCGCGCGCCGCGCCTCCAAGGCCAAGACGCCCGTCTTCCTCATCGACGCCGACGCCCTGCCGCAGACGCGCGCGCTCCTCGACAGCCGCGCCGCCGCGCTCGGCATCGAGCTGGTCGCGCACGACCTCGCCACGGTGGATCCGGCCGAGCTGCCCGACGCGTTCGGCGCCTTCATCCAGTACCCCGGCGCATCCGGCCGCGTGTGGGACCCGAGCGGCGTCATCGCCCGCGTGCACGAGGCGGGCGGCCTCGCGGTCGTCGCGGCCGACCTGCTCGCCCTCACGGTCATCACGTCGCCCGGCGAGCTGGGCGCGGACATCGCGGTCGGCACCTCGCAGCGCTTCGGCGTGCCCATGGGCTTCGGCGGTCCGCACGCGGGCTACCTCGCCGTGCGCGCCGGGCTCGAGCGCCAGATGCCCGGCCGCCTCGTCGGCGTCAGCCAGGACGCGGCCGGCCACCCCGCCTACCGCCTGTCGCTGCAGACGCGCGAGCAGCACATCCGCCGCGAGAAGGCCACGAGCAACATCTGCACGGCGCAGGTGCTCCTCGCCGTGATGGCCTCGATGTACGCGGTCTACCACGGGCCGAAGGGCCTCCGCGTGATCGCGCGCCAGGCGAACCGGGGTGCCCGCCGCCTCGTCCGCTCGCTGGCGACCGTCGGCGCCGAGCCGATCCACGCCGCGTACTTCGACACCGTGCGCGTCTCCGTGCCGGGCCGCGCCGACGAGATCCTCGCGGCTGCCGCGGCGGGCGGGGTCAACCTGCTCCGCGTGGACGCCGACACCCTCGGCTTCAGCGTCGACGAGGCCACCCGCCCCGAGGACCTCGCCGCCGTCGCGCGCGCGTTCGGCGCCGAGCTCGCGGAGGACGAGGGCGCGGCAGGCGACCTCTCGTCGATCCCGTCCGGCTCGATCCGCACGAGCGAGTACCTCACGCACGCCGTGTTCTCCACGCACCGCTCCGAGACCGGCATGATGCGCTACCTCAAGCGCCTCTCCGACAAGGACTACGCGCTCGACCGCGGCATGATCCCGCTCGGCTCCTGCACCATGAAGCTCAACGCGGCCACCGAGATGGAGGCGGTGACCTGGCCCGAGTTCCAGGCCATCCACCCCTTCGCGCCCGCCGACGACGTCGCGGGCTACCTCGAGCTGGTCCTCCAGCTGGAGACCTGGCTCGCCGACGTCACGGGCTACGACACCGTGAGCCTCCAGCCGAACGCGGGCAGCCAGGGCGAGCTCGCGGGCCTCCTCGCGATCCGCGGCTACCACCTCGCGAACGGCGACACCCAGCGCACCGTGTGCCTCATCCCGCAGAGCGCGCACGGCACGAACGCGGCCAGCGCCGTGCTCGCCGGCATGCGCGTCGTGGTCGTCGCGTGCGACGAGCTCGGCAACGTCGACCTCGACGACCTGCGCGCGAAGATCGCGACGCACCGCGACGAGCTCGCCGGGCTGATGATCACCTACCCCTCCACCCACGGCGTCTACGAGCACGAGGTCGGCGCGATCTGCGCGGCCGTGCACGAGGCCGGGGGCCAGGTCTACGTCGACGGCGCGAACCTCAACGCGCTGCTCGGCTTCGCCCGCTTCGGCGACTTCGGCGGAGACGTCTCGCACCTGAACCTGCACAAGACGTTCTGCATCCCGCACGGCGGCGGCGGACCCGGCGTCGGCCCGGTCGCGGCGAAGGCGCACCTCGCGCCCTTCCTGCCCGGCCACCCGCAGGCGCAGCGCAACGTCCACGCGCTCGTGCAGGGCGGCGAGGTGTCCACGATCGAGCACGGCGGCGCCCCGGTGTCGGCCGCGCCCTACGGATCCCCGAGCATCCTCCCCATCAGCTGGGCCTACGTCCGCATGATGGGCGCCGAGGGCCTGAAGCAGGCCACGGGCGCCGCGGTGCTGTCGGCGAACTACATCGCCGCGCGCCTCCGCGACCACTACCCCGTGCTCTACGCGGGGGAGGACGGCCTCGTCGCGCACGAGTGCATCCTCGACCTGCGTCCGCTCACGGCCGCGACCGGCGTGACGGTGGACGACGTGGCCAAGCGCCTCGTCGACTACGGGTTCCACGCGCCCACGATGAGCTTCCCGGTCCCGGGCACGCTCATGGTCGAGCCGACGGAGAGCGAGGACCTCGCCGAGGTCGAGCGCTTCATCGCGGCGATGATCGGGATCAAGCAGGAGGCCGACTCGGTCGCCGCGGGCGAGTGGCCGGCCGACGACAACCCGCTGCGGAACGCGCCGCACACCGCCGAGTCCGTCATCGCGGGGGAGTGGACGCACGCGTACACGCGCGAGCGCGCCGTGTACCCGGTGTCGACACTGGTGCGGGACAAGTACTGGCCGCCGGTGCGCCGCATCGACCAGGCGTACGGCGACCGCAACCTGTTCTGCGCCTGCCCGCCGCCGGAGGCCTTCGCCTGA
- the gcvT gene encoding glycine cleavage system aminomethyltransferase GcvT: MPDAPADAAQAPPRRSPLHAVHEAAGASFTDFAGWLMPVRYTSDLAEHRAVREAAGIFDISHMAEIEVTGSGAAAFLDATLAGRLSALVEGQAKYTLLLDVSGGIVDDLIVYRTGPEAFLVVANAGNRHPVVEVLTAEAAGVADLAVRDASDEVSLIAVQGPVSRAVLEATAGLAPAAPLADLRYYRATAATFDGAELLIARTGYTGEDGYELYIAADRALALWEALVAAGTPLGLVPAGLASRDTLRLEAGMPLYGHELGLHTLPVQAGLGKVVALAEEGDFRGRAAVEKGPDPVARVLVGLVTEGRRAPRADYAVYEEQSAGDPAAALEAVMEATEGAVAPVGIVTSGALSPTLGHPVAMAYVDPALAAPGTRLAVDVRGTRVPATVVTLPFYSRKAIR, from the coding sequence ATGCCCGACGCACCCGCCGACGCCGCCCAGGCGCCGCCCCGCCGCTCCCCGCTGCACGCCGTGCACGAGGCGGCCGGGGCCTCCTTCACCGACTTCGCCGGCTGGCTCATGCCCGTCCGCTACACGAGCGACCTCGCCGAGCACCGCGCCGTGCGCGAGGCCGCGGGCATCTTCGACATCTCGCACATGGCGGAGATCGAGGTCACCGGATCCGGTGCCGCCGCGTTCCTCGACGCCACGCTCGCCGGCCGCCTCTCCGCGCTCGTGGAGGGCCAGGCGAAGTACACGCTCCTGCTGGACGTCTCGGGCGGCATCGTCGACGACCTCATCGTCTACCGCACGGGCCCCGAGGCCTTCCTCGTGGTCGCGAACGCGGGCAACCGGCACCCCGTCGTCGAGGTGCTCACGGCCGAGGCCGCGGGCGTCGCCGACCTCGCGGTGCGCGACGCGAGCGACGAGGTCTCCCTCATCGCCGTGCAGGGCCCCGTCTCCCGCGCGGTCCTCGAGGCCACCGCCGGCCTCGCGCCCGCGGCGCCCCTCGCCGACCTCCGCTACTACCGGGCGACCGCGGCGACCTTCGACGGCGCCGAGCTGCTGATCGCCCGCACCGGGTACACGGGCGAGGACGGCTACGAGCTCTACATCGCCGCCGACCGCGCGCTCGCGCTGTGGGAGGCGCTCGTCGCCGCCGGCACCCCGCTCGGCCTCGTGCCCGCGGGCCTCGCCAGTCGCGACACGCTCCGCCTCGAGGCGGGCATGCCGCTCTACGGCCACGAGCTCGGCCTCCACACGCTGCCCGTGCAGGCCGGCCTCGGCAAGGTCGTCGCGCTCGCCGAGGAGGGCGACTTCCGCGGTCGCGCGGCCGTCGAGAAGGGGCCGGATCCCGTCGCCCGCGTGCTCGTCGGCCTCGTCACCGAGGGCCGCCGCGCGCCCCGCGCCGACTACGCCGTCTACGAGGAGCAGTCCGCGGGCGACCCCGCCGCCGCCCTCGAGGCCGTGATGGAGGCGACCGAGGGCGCCGTCGCGCCCGTCGGCATCGTCACGAGCGGGGCCCTGTCGCCCACACTCGGCCACCCCGTCGCCATGGCGTACGTGGATCCCGCGCTCGCCGCCCCCGGCACGCGCCTCGCCGTCGACGTCCGCGGCACGCGCGTGCCCGCGACCGTCGTGACCCTCCCCTTCTACTCGCGAAAGGCCATCCGATGA
- a CDS encoding SseB family protein — protein sequence MTDSQDREPTPLEQAIARGQAGESDMTAVLTEFINTVVVVPTATPLTPETDQLQPVLFDREGVPMLAAFTHEDRIDEKVTSVADHVATIPAAELVQAIPEGTGLVINVGTTDGFEMMPEGVAQLADDVRRVIDQDGDAPQAPAAPSPDAV from the coding sequence ATGACCGATTCACAGGACCGAGAGCCCACCCCCCTCGAGCAGGCCATCGCGCGCGGCCAGGCCGGCGAGTCCGACATGACCGCCGTCCTCACCGAGTTCATCAACACCGTGGTCGTCGTGCCGACCGCCACGCCCCTGACCCCCGAGACCGACCAGCTCCAGCCGGTCCTCTTCGACCGCGAGGGCGTGCCCATGCTGGCCGCGTTCACGCACGAGGATCGCATCGACGAGAAGGTGACGAGCGTCGCCGACCACGTCGCCACGATCCCCGCCGCCGAGCTCGTGCAGGCCATCCCCGAGGGCACCGGCCTCGTCATCAACGTCGGCACCACGGACGGCTTCGAGATGATGCCCGAGGGCGTCGCGCAGCTCGCCGACGACGTGCGCCGCGTCATCGACCAGGACGGCGACGCCCCGCAGGCGCCGGCCGCGCCGTCGCCCGACGCCGTCTGA
- a CDS encoding copper resistance CopC family protein: MASHHPRTPSALRRAALAAGAAALAVGGALIPAGPASAHDRLVGSTPAADATVTAEPGTVALDFSEDLLALDDQASGFAIQVVNSTDGSFHQDGCVTVDGSTATSRVALGTAGTYQVTWRAVSSDSHPIDGTYSFTYAPAGDTVGTPAILEAPACGDAWAGSAPTATPEPEGTMTTQGAESAAPAPTADAQSGESVPLADAAETTPVWVFVLIGFAILAAAVVVVLGVVRRSSRRFPGEDGRSVGGPTDGADDPR; encoded by the coding sequence ATGGCCTCGCACCACCCCCGCACCCCGTCCGCCCTCCGTCGCGCCGCGCTCGCCGCGGGCGCCGCCGCGCTCGCGGTCGGGGGCGCGCTCATCCCGGCGGGTCCGGCGTCCGCGCACGACCGGCTCGTGGGATCCACCCCCGCGGCCGACGCCACCGTCACGGCCGAGCCCGGCACGGTCGCGCTCGACTTCAGCGAGGACCTCCTCGCGCTCGACGACCAGGCCTCCGGCTTCGCGATCCAGGTGGTCAACTCCACCGACGGCTCCTTCCACCAGGACGGCTGCGTCACGGTCGACGGATCCACCGCCACGAGCCGCGTCGCGCTCGGCACCGCGGGCACCTACCAGGTCACCTGGCGCGCGGTCTCGAGCGACAGCCACCCCATCGACGGCACCTACTCCTTCACCTACGCGCCCGCGGGCGACACGGTCGGCACGCCCGCGATCCTCGAGGCCCCGGCCTGCGGCGACGCCTGGGCGGGCAGCGCGCCCACCGCGACGCCCGAGCCGGAGGGCACCATGACCACGCAGGGCGCCGAGTCCGCGGCGCCTGCGCCGACCGCGGACGCGCAGTCCGGCGAGTCCGTCCCGCTGGCCGACGCGGCCGAGACGACTCCCGTGTGGGTGTTCGTGCTCATCGGCTTCGCGATCCTCGCGGCGGCCGTCGTCGTGGTGCTCGGCGTCGTGCGCCGATCGTCGCGCCGGTTCCCCGGCGAGGACGGCCGCAGCGTCGGCGGGCCGACCGACGGGGCCGACGACCCGCGCTAG
- a CDS encoding GNAT family N-acetyltransferase, which produces MPDLATDRLLLRRFTGADAPFLLDLHSRPEVMRWIGSGEVQTDPAHAASRAARYAALDHPVRGIWAIEDRDGGALLGTLLLKDLPASAAPLSADDPAPRDAPEEGETEIAWHLHPDAWGRGVATEAATRVLAHAAEGGLRRVLAVTDPANAPSQAVCRRIGMRPLGRTRAYYDEECALFRVDLP; this is translated from the coding sequence ATGCCCGACCTCGCGACCGACCGCCTCCTGCTCCGCCGCTTCACGGGCGCCGACGCGCCCTTCCTGCTCGACCTGCACTCCCGGCCCGAGGTGATGCGCTGGATCGGCTCGGGGGAGGTGCAGACGGACCCCGCGCACGCCGCCTCCCGTGCCGCCCGCTACGCCGCCCTCGACCACCCGGTGCGCGGGATCTGGGCGATCGAGGACCGCGACGGCGGCGCGCTCCTCGGCACGCTCCTCCTGAAGGACCTGCCCGCGTCGGCCGCGCCCCTGTCCGCCGACGACCCCGCCCCGCGCGACGCGCCGGAGGAGGGCGAGACGGAGATCGCCTGGCACCTGCACCCCGACGCGTGGGGCCGCGGTGTCGCGACCGAGGCCGCCACGCGGGTGCTCGCGCACGCGGCAGAGGGCGGGCTGCGCCGCGTGCTCGCGGTGACGGACCCGGCGAACGCGCCGTCGCAGGCGGTGTGCCGGAGGATCGGCATGCGCCCGCTCGGCCGGACCCGCGCCTACTACGACGAGGAGTGCGCGCTCTTCCGGGTCGACCTGCCCTAG
- the phnD gene encoding phosphate/phosphite/phosphonate ABC transporter substrate-binding protein encodes MKKPALPLLVLGAVTALALTGCSAGSGSDASGTPAASADPASLRLALVPSQDQDGLVETAAPLTDMLTKALGIPVTGVVAKDYQAAVEAMGADQAQIGFLPSLQLWQASDMYGADVVLQTERNGNITYPAQFMTNDPDKYCDDTPVERDGMLFCNGADALTGPQGLDSITKAKGAKVAVLGPGSPAGYIYPMLALKDAGLDIDSDIQRIPVTANDASVLAVYNGDAEVGFSFWDARTIVKKDKPDVGQKVVVFAMTDEIPNDGVAVSGSLSPELRAKITTALADYSATPEGSAALTAVYSITKLAPADPSSLDVVARAAESLGLR; translated from the coding sequence ATGAAGAAGCCCGCCCTCCCGCTCCTCGTCCTCGGGGCCGTCACCGCCCTCGCGCTCACCGGCTGCTCCGCCGGATCGGGGTCGGACGCGTCCGGCACGCCCGCCGCGTCCGCGGATCCCGCCTCCCTCAGGCTCGCACTCGTGCCGTCGCAGGACCAGGACGGCCTGGTCGAGACCGCCGCGCCGCTCACCGACATGCTCACGAAGGCCCTCGGCATCCCGGTCACCGGGGTGGTGGCGAAGGACTACCAGGCCGCGGTGGAGGCGATGGGCGCCGACCAGGCGCAGATCGGCTTCCTGCCCTCCCTCCAGCTCTGGCAGGCGAGCGACATGTACGGCGCCGACGTCGTGCTGCAGACCGAGCGCAACGGGAACATCACGTACCCCGCGCAGTTCATGACGAACGACCCCGACAAGTACTGCGACGACACCCCCGTCGAGCGCGACGGCATGCTGTTCTGCAACGGCGCCGACGCGCTCACGGGCCCCCAGGGCCTGGACTCCATCACCAAGGCGAAGGGCGCGAAGGTCGCGGTCCTCGGCCCGGGCTCGCCCGCCGGCTACATCTACCCGATGCTCGCGCTCAAGGACGCCGGGCTCGACATCGACTCCGACATCCAGCGGATCCCCGTCACGGCCAACGACGCCTCGGTGCTCGCGGTCTACAACGGCGACGCCGAGGTCGGCTTCAGCTTCTGGGACGCCCGCACCATCGTGAAGAAGGACAAGCCCGACGTGGGGCAGAAGGTCGTCGTCTTCGCGATGACGGACGAGATCCCCAACGACGGCGTCGCGGTCTCCGGCTCGCTCTCGCCCGAGCTGCGCGCGAAGATCACCACGGCGCTCGCCGACTACTCCGCCACGCCCGAGGGATCCGCCGCCCTCACGGCCGTCTACTCGATCACGAAGCTCGCGCCCGCGGACCCGTCGTCGCTCGACGTCGTCGCCCGCGCCGCCGAGTCGCTCGGTCTGCGGTAG
- a CDS encoding BlaI/MecI/CopY family transcriptional regulator gives MPIGRQRPRGELEAAIMDVLWDADEPVTGKDVVARIPDPRPALTTVLTVLDRLGQKGLVVRSDEARALTFAPARSRTDHAASLMSGALAATKDREAALLRFAGTLDGDDLTALRRALGDG, from the coding sequence GTGCCGATCGGACGCCAGCGACCCCGCGGCGAGCTCGAGGCCGCCATCATGGACGTCCTCTGGGACGCCGACGAGCCCGTGACGGGCAAGGACGTCGTCGCCCGCATCCCGGATCCGCGGCCCGCGCTCACGACCGTGCTCACGGTGCTCGACCGGCTCGGCCAGAAGGGCCTCGTGGTGCGCTCCGACGAGGCGCGCGCGCTCACGTTCGCGCCCGCGCGCTCCCGCACCGACCACGCCGCCTCGCTCATGTCGGGCGCGCTCGCGGCCACGAAGGACCGCGAGGCCGCGCTGCTGCGCTTCGCCGGCACGCTCGACGGGGACGACCTCACGGCCCTCCGCCGCGCGCTCGGTGACGGCTGA
- the gcvH gene encoding glycine cleavage system protein GcvH, translated as MTDQTSLQYTAEHEWVQVDGDVATVGITAYAADKLGDVVFVELPAVGDELSGGEVVGEIESTKSVGELFAPIDGTVTEVNEEVVASPDLVNSDPFGSGWLVKVRFEALPALLSHDEYVALVGE; from the coding sequence ATGACCGACCAGACCAGCCTCCAGTACACCGCCGAGCACGAGTGGGTGCAGGTCGACGGCGACGTCGCGACCGTCGGCATCACGGCCTACGCCGCCGACAAGCTCGGCGACGTCGTCTTCGTCGAGCTGCCCGCCGTGGGCGACGAGCTCTCGGGCGGCGAGGTCGTCGGCGAGATCGAGTCGACCAAGTCCGTCGGCGAGCTCTTCGCGCCCATCGACGGCACGGTCACCGAGGTCAACGAGGAGGTCGTCGCGTCGCCCGACCTCGTGAACAGCGACCCGTTCGGATCCGGCTGGCTCGTGAAGGTGCGCTTCGAGGCGCTCCCCGCGCTCCTCAGCCACGACGAGTACGTCGCGCTGGTGGGCGAGTGA
- a CDS encoding HAD family hydrolase translates to MSTPGRTIVFDFDGTVSLGDGPVLRYAHHVSETLAGEARIRFASALAAGLPQVGRASGAVDGYALVQGLAADHGVPARLLSAAFLASRAELGGPHAPVLAPAGLAAFLQGLPGRVRRVLVTNSPDVRIPEALAALGLDGAFDEVVTGAGKPAGMPAVLDRVDPGPGAGPAAARLLSVGDLWVNDLEPAHALGFSTALVGPGAADDARPTFRAPSVADLYDDIDAWLAGAATDPSSPPSAPTAAPHGKQMHA, encoded by the coding sequence GTGAGCACCCCCGGCCGGACCATCGTGTTCGACTTCGACGGCACCGTCTCCCTCGGCGACGGCCCGGTGCTCCGCTACGCCCACCACGTCTCCGAGACCCTGGCGGGCGAGGCGCGCATCCGGTTCGCGTCCGCCCTCGCCGCAGGCCTCCCGCAGGTGGGCCGCGCGTCCGGGGCGGTCGACGGCTACGCGCTCGTGCAGGGCCTCGCCGCCGACCACGGCGTGCCCGCGCGGCTCCTGTCCGCCGCCTTCCTCGCCAGCCGCGCCGAGCTCGGCGGCCCGCACGCGCCCGTGCTCGCGCCCGCCGGGCTCGCCGCGTTCCTCCAGGGCCTCCCCGGGCGGGTCCGCCGGGTCCTCGTCACCAACTCGCCCGACGTCCGGATCCCGGAGGCGCTCGCCGCGCTCGGCCTCGACGGCGCGTTCGACGAGGTCGTCACGGGCGCGGGCAAGCCGGCCGGGATGCCCGCGGTCCTCGACCGCGTCGACCCCGGCCCCGGCGCCGGCCCCGCGGCCGCCCGGCTCCTCAGCGTCGGCGACCTCTGGGTCAACGACCTCGAGCCCGCGCACGCCCTCGGCTTCAGCACCGCGCTCGTCGGCCCCGGCGCCGCGGACGACGCCCGGCCCACCTTCCGCGCCCCCTCCGTCGCCGACCTCTACGACGACATCGACGCCTGGCTCGCCGGCGCCGCCACCGACCCCTCCTCTCCTCCCTCCGCTCCCACCGCAGCTCCCCACGGAAAGCAGATGCACGCATGA
- a CDS encoding GIY-YIG nuclease family protein: MTPTGSAPCRAEGCAARVERGAPVPLCAAHLVAAAAWAERAHGVEDVLPSPCPACGSRLGVRYPSGWLCAVCEWRHGDHPDGELAPPRVDVVYYIRFGDRMKIGTSANPRQRLGTLRHDELLAFERGGRAVERARHARFARQRYDRTEWFALDAELRAHVAALAAGQPDPWELLARWRSEALALRVS, translated from the coding sequence ATGACCCCGACCGGATCCGCCCCCTGCCGCGCCGAGGGCTGCGCGGCTCGCGTCGAGCGCGGCGCCCCCGTGCCGCTGTGCGCGGCGCACCTCGTGGCCGCGGCCGCGTGGGCGGAGCGGGCGCACGGCGTGGAGGACGTGCTGCCGTCGCCGTGCCCGGCCTGCGGATCCCGCCTCGGCGTGCGCTACCCGTCCGGCTGGCTCTGCGCGGTGTGCGAGTGGCGCCACGGGGATCACCCGGACGGGGAGCTCGCGCCGCCGCGGGTCGACGTCGTCTACTACATCCGCTTCGGCGACCGGATGAAGATCGGCACCAGCGCGAACCCCCGCCAGCGCCTCGGCACGCTCCGGCACGACGAGCTGCTCGCGTTCGAGCGCGGCGGCCGGGCGGTGGAGCGGGCGCGGCATGCGCGGTTCGCGCGGCAGCGGTACGACCGCACCGAGTGGTTCGCCCTCGACGCCGAGCTGCGCGCGCACGTGGCCGCCCTCGCGGCGGGGCAGCCGGATCCGTGGGAGCTGCTCGCGCGCTGGCGCAGCGAGGCGCTGGCGCTGCGGGTCAGCTGA